In Limibacter armeniacum, a single window of DNA contains:
- a CDS encoding acyl-CoA dehydrogenase family protein yields the protein MMIPRNIYTEEHQLFIESVRDFYEKEIVPHHDQWEKEGMISREAWKKAGEMGFLCINMPEEYGGSDVDFRYSAILIEEQAKSGCSGPGFSLHSDIVAPYILHQGTELQKHKYLPKMATGEIIAALGMTEPGAGSDLKNIRTTAIKEGDHYIVNGSKTFITNGYMSDLVLVAVKTDSQNSDKAKGISLLLMDTNAEGFSKNKPFKKVGMKAQDTCELFFDNVKVPASNLIGEEGMGFIYMMQELPRERLIVAVTGIATAEAALQHTIRYVNEREAFGKPVSKFQNTRFKIAEMASEIQMGRLLVDRCIELLAEGKLDAETGAMAKYICTEIQCKVVDECVQLHGGYGYMWEYWIARAYADSRVQKIYAGTNEIMKEIIARKLLDNKD from the coding sequence ATGATGATTCCAAGAAACATTTACACAGAAGAGCATCAGCTTTTTATTGAATCGGTCAGAGACTTCTATGAAAAGGAAATTGTTCCTCACCATGACCAATGGGAAAAAGAAGGCATGATTTCTAGGGAAGCCTGGAAAAAGGCAGGTGAAATGGGCTTTTTATGTATCAATATGCCCGAAGAATATGGTGGCAGTGATGTCGACTTCAGGTACAGCGCCATCCTAATTGAGGAACAAGCCAAGTCTGGTTGCTCTGGTCCGGGCTTCTCACTACATTCTGACATTGTGGCTCCTTATATTTTACACCAAGGAACCGAACTGCAAAAGCATAAATACCTTCCAAAAATGGCAACTGGCGAAATCATCGCTGCTTTGGGAATGACTGAGCCAGGAGCTGGAAGTGACCTAAAGAATATCAGAACAACAGCCATTAAGGAAGGTGACCATTATATCGTAAATGGGTCAAAGACTTTCATAACCAATGGTTATATGTCTGACCTAGTTTTGGTTGCAGTAAAAACTGACAGCCAAAATAGTGACAAAGCCAAAGGAATAAGTCTACTGCTGATGGACACCAACGCCGAAGGTTTTTCCAAAAACAAACCATTCAAGAAGGTTGGCATGAAAGCTCAGGATACCTGTGAGCTTTTCTTTGATAATGTAAAGGTTCCCGCTTCCAACCTTATCGGTGAAGAAGGTATGGGATTTATTTACATGATGCAGGAACTTCCAAGGGAAAGGCTGATCGTTGCTGTGACTGGGATAGCCACTGCTGAGGCTGCACTGCAACACACCATCCGCTATGTCAATGAAAGAGAAGCCTTTGGCAAACCTGTATCAAAGTTTCAGAATACTAGGTTCAAGATCGCAGAAATGGCCTCTGAAATTCAGATGGGTCGCCTCTTGGTAGATCGCTGTATCGAACTGCTGGCTGAAGGTAAACTGGACGCCGAGACAGGCGCCATGGCAAAATATATCTGTACCGAAATACAGTGTAAAGTGGTTGATGAATGTGTCCAATTACATGGCGGATACGGCTATATGTGGGAATATTGGATAGCGAGGGCTTATGCAGATAGCCGTGTTCAAAAAATATATGCCGGAACCAATGAAATCATGAAAGAAATCATTGCCCGCAAGCTTCTTGACAACAAAGATTAA